In Zingiber officinale cultivar Zhangliang chromosome 1A, Zo_v1.1, whole genome shotgun sequence, a genomic segment contains:
- the LOC122027214 gene encoding filament-like plant protein 7: MDNKTWVWNKKSSVKNIEKERILELERYLEDLNEQLSLVRRESNAKDELLAKQTKVSEETVAGWRKTEAETASLKQKLDDVLLQKKSALERVADRDIALKECMQQLHITKEDQQFLVNNAALKISREQEKVRMLEHKLAETNKRLAELVVENGNLNRILEAKEQIFKEACQSNSKVEANLTEVMSRLDSSEKLNASLRYELCMLQKEIEIRNEERDYSNRSSNAAHRQHLENVKKIVKLETECQRLRVMVRKRLPGPTALAKMRSEVQVLDNNNSTEARKKRSSFTNEDFSSKSIVSDDDASSKGAFSLVNRLHAIEDENKILKESLIKKNNELQASRVMFARTTSKLSQVEKQLEEFSKGQVCEPSKGSPLSCDFHVSSISEHGANDEILSCAESWASALVSELEHFKSGKPAASSCRNATISELSVMDDFVEMEKLAIVSLDKHFESSLSVSGDNNSCVTTKDSCAGLDLSEATGKELVPVKDANTETQLRYTSFKNHPSWLQDILRVIIQKHHIMQKSFSDILNDVRVALDDLNYTIEGDHFDSKSRTQPRRSNLEESVRKLIELVEGIIQKITKSNGMEMSSGDAQANSIAQRSPLANGYVACSFLWENSEQVAVLQNFVSVCNELQCRKVDLEQFAAQVASTLEWIVNHCFFLQDVTDMKATIRKHLDADELNTSHELKAVVYPSKELDKLDSIEEAHITDEMHRHYLLSRMDDTETTLKDENEQLKCKITSVESRRKDLESVLKTFTNKNEMLTAQLRESEVNVSNLQLELAALKESKGQIEDQIIKQKFINEDLGTQLSIAKILEVQLKGKSNCCEELEATCLELQLQNESVSSKETPSYALQLEEKQIQTDCDTAEASKKLADCQETIVNLGKQLKALASPQDVPATAKSKHRLQLVDHMREEDKIMLQLPNMKEIISAEALKPPTGVVSDDQYLNKGSEKSITDLLQVKSPTSNHIGGTDSEMLMIVPKKQKGKGMFLRKLLLLRREQ; the protein is encoded by the exons AAAGAGAGAATCCTTGAGCTAGAGAGATACTTGGAAGATTTAAACGAACAACTCTCATTGGTTCGCCGCGAGTCCAATGCTAAAGATGAGCTTTTGGCCAAGCAAACCAAAGTATCTGAGGAAACAGTTGCAG GATGGCGAAAAACAGAAGCAGAAACCGCTTCTTTAAAGCAAAAACTGGATGATGTGCTACTCCAGAAGAAATCTGCTTTAGAAAGAGTAGCTGATAGAGATATAGCATTAAAAGAATGCATGCAACAGCTACATATTACTAAAGAAGATCAGCAGTTTCTTGTTAACAATGCTGCGTTAAAGATATCGAGAGAGCAGGAGAAGGTCCGAATGTTAGAACATAAATTAGCTGAGACGAATAAGAGGCTTGCTGAGTTAGTTGTTGAAAATGGCAACTTGAATAGAATTCTAGAGGCCAAAGAACAGATATTCAAAGAAGCATGCCAGTCGAACTCCAAGGTAGAAGCAAACCTCACAGAAGTGATGAGTAGACTTGATTCATCTGAGAAACTCAATGCTTCTCTAAGGTATGAGCTGTGCATGCTCCAGAAAGAGATTGAGATTCGAAATGAGGAGAGGGATTACAGTAACAGATCCTCAAATGCTGCCCATAGGCAACACCTAGAGAATGTCAAGAAGATTGTTAAGCTTGAGACGGAGTGCCAAAGATTGCGTGTCATGGTCAGGAAGAGACTTCCGGGACCAACAGCTTTAGCTAAAATGCGAAGTGAGGTTCAAGTGTTGGATAATAATAATTCCACTGAAGCAAGGAAGAAAAGGTCGAGTTTCACGAATGAAGATTTCAGCTCAAAGAGTATTGTCTCCGACGATGATGCATCAAGCAAGGGTGCCTTTTCACTTGTCAACAGACTACATGCCATTGAAGATGAGAACAAGATTCTCAAAGAATCTTTGATCAAGAAAAACAATGAACTTCAGGCATCACGAGTCATGTTTGCACGTACCACATCGAAGCTATCACAGGTTGAGAAACAACTTGAAGAATTCTCAAAAGGACAAGTTTGTGAGCCATCAAAGGGCAGTCCATTGTCGTGCGACTTTCATGTTTCTTCGATTTCAGAGCATGGTGCGAATGATGAAATCCTTAGCTGTGCTGAATCATGGGCTTCTGCTTTAGTTTCTGAATTGGAACACTTTAAAAGTGGAAAACCAGCCGCATCATCCTGCAGAAATGCCACAATATCAGAATTGAGTGTGATGGATGACTTTGTTGAGATGGAGAAACTCGCCATTGTTTCCTTAGACAAACATTTTGAAAGTTCCCTGAGTGTGTCTGGAGATAATAATTCGTGTGTTACGACTAAGGACTCTTGTGCAGGACTTGATTTATCAGAAGCAACAGGCAAGGAGTTGGTTCCAGTTAAGGATGCGAACACAGAGACTCAATTGAGGTACACATCATTCAAAAACCACCCAAGTTGGCTTCAGGACATTCTGAGGGTCATCATACAAAAGCATCATATCATGCAAAAAAGTTTCAGTGACATTCTTAATGATGTTAGAGTTGCCCTGGATGACTTGAATTATACTATTGAGGGAGATCATTTCGATAGCAAAAGCAGGACCCAACCACGTCGGTCGAACTTAGAAGAATCAGTTCGTAAACTTATTGAATTGGTTGAGGGAatcattcagaaaattaccaaaagcAATGGAATGGAGATGTCTTCTGGTGATGCCCAAGCAAATTCTATAGCTCAAAGATCTCCTTTGGCAAATGGATATGTTGCCTGCTCATTTCTGTGGGAAAATTCTGAGCAAGTTGCTGTTCTACAGAATTTTGTTTCGGTGTGTAATGAATTGCAGTGCAGAAAGGTTGATCTCGAGCAATTTGCTGCTCAAGTAGCTTCAACTCTGGAGTGGATTGTAAACCATTGTTTTTTTCTTCAGGATGTTACAGACATGAAAGCAACGATAAGGAAACACTTGGATGCAGACGAATTAAACACTAGCCATGAGCTCAAAGCTGTGGTATATCCATCTAAAGAGTTGGATAAGTTAGATTCAATTGAAGAAGCACATATTACCGATGAAATGCACCGTCATTATCTCTTGTCAAGAATGGATGATACAGAGACCACACTGAAAGATGAAAATGAGCAATTGAAGTGTAAGATCACGAGTGTGGAGTCTAGAAGGAAAGATCTCGAATCAGTGCTGAAAACATTCACTAATAAGAATGAAATGCTGACAGCTCAACTTCGGGAGTCAGAAGTGAACGTCTCCAATTTACAACTAGAACTAGCAGCACTTAAGGAATCCAAGGGGCAGATTGAAGACCAGATTATCAAACAAAAATTTATTAATGAAGATCTTGGGACACAGCTTTCAATTGCGAAGATCCTTGAAGTTCAACTGAAAGGGAAAAGCAATTGCTGTGAGGAATTAGAGGCAACATGTCTTGAATTGCAGCTTCAGAATGAAAG TGTCTCATCCAAGGAAACTCCAAGCTATGCCCTGCAACTAGAAGAAAAGCAAATTCAGACG GACTGCGATACAGCTGAAGCTTCCAAAAAGCTTGCAGATTGCCAGGAAACGATTGTAAACCTGGGTAAACAGTTGAAAGCATTGGCCTCACCACAAGACGTGCCTGCCACTGCAAAATCCAAACATAGGCTTCAGTTAGTCGATCACATGAGAGAAGAGGATAAGATAATGTTGCAATTGCCAAACATGAAGGAAATCATATCTGCTGAAGCACTCAAACCACCAACAGGTGTAGTTTCTGATGACCAATACTTGAACAAAGGTTCAGAAAAAAGTATCACAGATCTATTGCAAGTGAAGTCACCTACTAGCAATCACATAGGTGGGACTGATTCAGAAATGCTCATGATTGTACCGAAGAAACAAAAAGGAAAGGGTATGTTTCTGAGGAAGCTACTGCTGCTACGGAGAGAACAGTGA